One part of the Clostridium thermosuccinogenes genome encodes these proteins:
- a CDS encoding dihydrodipicolinate synthase family protein — MRKEALDKLYQGTVIPAVPLVLDSNRNLNEAGQRRLVRYYLRAGAGGLAVAVHTTQFEIREPETRYFEKVLNIAAQEARRFEKETGKVIILVAGACGPVSQAIEEATIAKELGYDAVLLSPGGLSHLSEQEMVERTRAVAAKMPVIGFYLQPSVGGRVFSYQYWQSICEIDNVVAIKTAPFNRYLTLDVVRAVALSSRADKIALYTGNDDNIVIDLLTKFVFEKDGKVYTKRFAGGLLGHWAVWTGTVVRMFDAIKKAAEQDYIPAELLTLAARVTDANSAFFDTANGFKGCITGIHEVLRRQGLMEGIWTLNEDEGLSPGQAEEIDRVYEMYPELNDDEFVKEFLEAEKGNGDY; from the coding sequence ATGAGGAAAGAAGCATTAGACAAGCTTTATCAAGGTACGGTGATTCCTGCGGTTCCATTGGTTTTGGACAGCAACAGGAACCTTAATGAAGCAGGGCAGAGAAGGCTTGTGCGTTATTATCTCCGTGCCGGTGCAGGTGGCCTTGCAGTAGCTGTGCATACCACCCAATTTGAGATCCGTGAGCCCGAGACTCGATATTTTGAAAAGGTTCTAAACATTGCTGCCCAAGAAGCCAGGAGGTTTGAAAAGGAAACGGGAAAAGTCATAATTTTGGTCGCAGGAGCATGCGGTCCGGTATCTCAGGCAATTGAAGAAGCCACCATAGCAAAAGAATTGGGTTATGATGCCGTACTGCTAAGCCCGGGAGGTCTTTCGCATCTATCCGAGCAGGAGATGGTGGAACGCACCAGGGCAGTAGCCGCTAAGATGCCGGTTATAGGTTTTTATTTGCAGCCTTCGGTGGGAGGTCGGGTATTTTCCTACCAGTACTGGCAGTCAATTTGCGAAATTGATAATGTGGTGGCCATTAAAACCGCACCTTTCAACCGTTATCTGACTTTGGACGTGGTAAGAGCGGTGGCTTTGAGCAGCAGGGCGGATAAAATTGCTTTATATACCGGCAATGATGATAATATAGTCATCGACCTGTTAACGAAATTTGTTTTTGAGAAGGACGGAAAGGTTTATACCAAACGCTTCGCTGGAGGGCTTCTTGGACATTGGGCGGTATGGACCGGCACTGTGGTCAGGATGTTTGATGCAATAAAAAAAGCAGCAGAACAGGATTATATCCCTGCAGAATTATTAACCCTGGCTGCCAGGGTGACCGATGCCAACAGTGCGTTTTTTGATACGGCCAATGGGTTTAAAGGATGCATTACAGGAATTCATGAAGTGCTGCGCAGGCAGGGCTTGATGGAAGGAATATGGACTTTAAATGAAGACGAAGGCTTATCCCCGGGGCAGGCGGAAGAGATTGACCGGGTATATGAGATGTATCCTGAGTTGAACGATGATGAATTTGTAAAGGAATTTCTTGAGGCAGAAAAGGGCAATGGCGATTACTGA
- a CDS encoding NAD-dependent epimerase/dehydratase family protein → MWTEEKLENLLTTPSQGLIEDIKKIKGDIFILGAGGKMGPTLAILAKNACNAAGIDKRIFAVSRFSNKDVVSRLEACGVDIIASDLMEEGALESIPDAENIIFMAGKKFGTNGNECETWSMNASLPTLVCRRFKKSNIVVFSTGNIYPQVPITSGGCTEDVKPAPIGEYCMSSLARERIFEFAARKYESKVLFYRLNYAIDLRYGVLYDIASKILADKPVNLETPNFNCVWQGYANEIAIRSLLRVDSPAQILNVTGPETISVRYAAEQLGKYLGKTPVFEGEEGSKAYISNAAKCFEWFGYPSVTLNQMIRWQAEWILDGGRTLNLPTHFEERKGNY, encoded by the coding sequence ATGTGGACAGAGGAAAAACTGGAGAATCTATTGACAACGCCATCTCAAGGCTTAATCGAAGATATAAAAAAAATAAAAGGTGACATATTTATTTTAGGTGCAGGCGGTAAAATGGGGCCTACTCTTGCAATACTGGCCAAGAATGCCTGCAATGCGGCAGGAATTGATAAACGGATTTTCGCAGTATCCCGTTTTTCCAATAAAGATGTGGTTTCGCGCCTTGAAGCATGCGGCGTAGATATCATAGCTTCCGATCTAATGGAAGAGGGAGCCTTGGAATCGATACCGGATGCGGAAAATATCATTTTCATGGCCGGCAAAAAGTTCGGCACAAATGGAAACGAATGCGAAACATGGTCCATGAATGCATCATTGCCCACTCTTGTTTGCCGTAGGTTCAAAAAATCAAATATCGTAGTGTTTTCAACAGGAAACATATACCCACAGGTTCCCATTACGTCCGGCGGCTGTACCGAAGATGTAAAGCCGGCGCCGATAGGGGAATACTGCATGAGCTCTCTGGCAAGGGAACGCATTTTTGAGTTTGCTGCCAGGAAATATGAGAGCAAAGTTCTGTTCTACAGGCTGAATTATGCAATAGATTTAAGATACGGAGTCCTTTATGACATAGCATCCAAAATTCTGGCGGATAAGCCGGTAAATCTTGAAACACCCAACTTTAACTGCGTATGGCAAGGCTATGCCAATGAGATTGCCATCCGTTCCCTTCTGCGAGTGGATTCTCCAGCCCAGATATTGAATGTAACAGGGCCGGAAACGATTTCAGTGCGTTATGCGGCGGAGCAGTTGGGGAAATACCTGGGCAAGACGCCTGTATTTGAAGGTGAGGAAGGCAGCAAGGCCTACATCAGCAATGCCGCCAAATGTTTCGAATGGTTCGGCTATCCATCGGTTACCTTAAACCAGATGATCCGTTGGCAGGCCGAATGGATTCTGGACGGAGGTAGAACCCTTAACCTTCCCACTCATTTTGAAGAAAGAAAGGGAAATTACTGA
- a CDS encoding carbohydrate ABC transporter permease yields the protein MEEKFGLFDIIIYILMGLVLIAVLYPILHVVAVSFSSASYIVQGKVGVLPKGFSLDAYKHIFKSSQVPRAYGNTILYTTVGTMINILMTAIMAYPLSKSQLIGRTIIMKLIIFTMFFSGGTIPTYLVVKSLKLINTMWSLVLPNAIWTMELLILISFYRTLPISLYESAVLDGASEYRVLFQIFLPLSKASLASIGLFYFMGHWNSYFLPLIYLNDSKKYPLQLILKDMLLDDSSNISSTVANSKITSEAVKNATIFITMIPVLLVYPFAQKYFVKGVMIGSIKG from the coding sequence ATGGAAGAAAAGTTTGGTCTTTTTGACATAATCATATATATTCTTATGGGATTAGTGCTAATCGCCGTATTATATCCTATCCTGCATGTAGTTGCGGTTTCCTTCAGCAGTGCCTCCTATATAGTGCAGGGGAAGGTTGGCGTTTTGCCAAAAGGCTTCAGCCTGGATGCGTATAAGCATATATTTAAAAGCAGTCAGGTGCCGAGGGCATATGGCAATACTATTTTGTATACTACCGTAGGCACGATGATAAACATACTGATGACCGCCATAATGGCATATCCGCTTTCCAAAAGCCAGCTGATAGGAAGGACTATTATAATGAAACTTATAATATTCACCATGTTCTTTTCCGGGGGAACTATTCCAACCTACCTCGTAGTAAAGAGCCTAAAGCTGATAAATACCATGTGGTCGCTGGTGCTGCCCAATGCCATCTGGACAATGGAGCTTTTGATTTTGATTAGCTTTTACCGCACGCTGCCCATCAGCTTGTATGAGTCGGCGGTGCTGGACGGTGCATCGGAATACCGTGTATTGTTTCAGATATTCTTGCCACTGTCCAAAGCATCTCTTGCATCTATCGGTTTGTTTTACTTCATGGGGCACTGGAACAGCTATTTCCTACCCTTGATTTACTTGAACGACTCAAAGAAATATCCGCTGCAGTTGATCCTGAAAGATATGCTTCTGGATGACTCGTCAAACATTTCGTCAACGGTAGCCAATAGCAAAATAACATCGGAGGCGGTTAAAAATGCGACTATTTTCATAACCATGATACCTGTTTTACTGGTATATCCTTTTGCTCAGAAATACTTTGTCAAAGGTGTCATGATCGGTTCTATAAAAGGATAG
- a CDS encoding TetR/AcrR family transcriptional regulator produces the protein MEFKREKNSEKSKQDILNAAEEQFAAKGFYGARIDEIAKQANINKRMIYEYFVNKETLYKKVLFNVYKRLEIAEYEILEQKVTGVDLIRNIISMYFDFLQNNPNFVSILMWENLNKAAYLNEMPSSEVERPTIKFIKEEIRKGKQAGIFKPTIDEEQAVISLIVVCFANFSNRYTLSKLFAQNLADENLLKIRKQHTIDIMTAYMCN, from the coding sequence ATGGAGTTTAAAAGAGAAAAAAATTCGGAAAAGTCAAAACAGGATATTCTTAACGCTGCGGAGGAGCAATTTGCAGCAAAAGGTTTTTACGGTGCAAGAATTGATGAAATCGCAAAGCAGGCGAACATAAACAAACGCATGATTTACGAGTATTTCGTAAACAAGGAGACCCTATACAAAAAAGTGCTGTTCAATGTATACAAGAGATTGGAGATTGCGGAATATGAGATATTGGAGCAAAAAGTTACAGGCGTGGATTTGATCCGCAACATAATATCCATGTATTTTGACTTTCTGCAAAACAACCCTAACTTTGTCAGCATCCTGATGTGGGAAAACTTGAATAAAGCTGCTTATCTCAATGAAATGCCGTCTTCCGAGGTGGAACGCCCTACCATCAAATTCATCAAGGAGGAAATACGCAAAGGAAAGCAGGCGGGAATTTTCAAGCCAACCATTGATGAAGAACAGGCGGTCATTTCTCTGATTGTGGTTTGCTTTGCCAATTTTTCAAACAGATACACCCTTTCAAAGCTGTTTGCACAGAACCTGGCCGATGAGAACCTGCTCAAGATCAGAAAACAGCACACCATTGACATCATGACAGCTTATATGTGCAATTGA
- the tnpA gene encoding IS200/IS605 family transposase — MANKSNDMSHTKWMCKYHIVFTPKYRRKIIYNQYRESIRDIIKQLCSYKGVEIIEGHLMPDHIHMLVSIPPKISVSSFMGYLKGKSALMIFDKHANLKYKFGNRHFWAEGYYVSTVGLNEATIRKYIQEQEKHDIMLDKLSVKEYEDPFKG, encoded by the coding sequence ATGGCTAACAAAAGCAACGATATGTCACACACAAAATGGATGTGCAAATATCACATCGTCTTTACACCTAAGTATAGACGAAAAATAATTTATAATCAATACAGGGAAAGTATAAGAGATATCATAAAACAGCTATGCAGCTATAAGGGAGTAGAAATAATAGAGGGACATCTCATGCCAGATCATATACATATGCTAGTAAGTATACCTCCCAAAATAAGTGTATCAAGTTTTATGGGATATTTGAAAGGGAAAAGTGCACTCATGATATTTGACAAGCACGCAAATCTTAAATATAAATTCGGAAATCGTCACTTTTGGGCAGAAGGATATTATGTTAGTACAGTAGGATTAAATGAAGCAACAATTAGAAAATATATACAAGAGCAAGAGAAACACGACATTATGTTAGATAAATTAAGTGTAAAAGAATATGAGGACCCCTTCAAGGGGTAG
- a CDS encoding ABC transporter permease, whose translation MKTNANTQKISLLKKLKRDRQLIVLLMPGLIFYIIFRYGPMYGLVIAFKKYSPFKGVAASPWVGLDNFIRFFSNSDFRILLRNTLLLGAYNLLWSFPITILFALLLNEVRHRTYKKLVQTVSYLPTFLSLVIICSMTIDILSPGGGLINKILNLLGMDSIYFMQDPRWFRTVYIASGIWAGMGSGAIIYLAALSGVDISLYEAARIDGCSRIKMIWHITLPSIMPTIVTMFILNTANIFRVGADKILLLYNPLTYEVADVFSTYLYRMAFTNHDYGYASAVGMFESVVCGIVLFVTNRISRKVTNESLW comes from the coding sequence ATGAAAACTAATGCGAATACCCAAAAAATCAGCTTGTTGAAAAAATTGAAAAGAGACCGGCAACTAATCGTACTGTTGATGCCAGGGCTGATATTTTATATAATATTTCGTTACGGCCCCATGTATGGTCTGGTCATTGCCTTTAAAAAGTATAGCCCTTTTAAAGGGGTAGCAGCAAGCCCGTGGGTAGGATTGGACAATTTCATAAGATTTTTTTCCAACAGCGATTTTAGGATACTTTTAAGAAACACTTTGCTGCTGGGAGCATATAACCTTCTATGGTCATTTCCCATAACTATACTGTTTGCACTGCTGCTCAATGAAGTGCGCCATAGAACTTACAAAAAACTTGTTCAGACGGTGAGTTACCTTCCTACATTTTTATCCCTGGTCATCATATGCAGCATGACCATCGATATATTATCCCCAGGCGGTGGCTTGATTAATAAGATTTTAAACCTTTTAGGCATGGATTCCATTTACTTCATGCAGGACCCGAGATGGTTCCGTACCGTATATATTGCATCGGGCATCTGGGCAGGCATGGGCTCAGGAGCAATTATATATCTGGCTGCATTATCCGGTGTTGACATATCGTTGTATGAGGCCGCACGAATTGACGGCTGCAGCCGCATCAAAATGATATGGCATATTACATTGCCTTCGATAATGCCCACAATTGTGACCATGTTCATTTTAAACACCGCTAACATTTTCCGTGTAGGAGCGGACAAAATACTGCTGCTGTACAATCCTCTCACGTATGAGGTGGCGGATGTGTTTTCCACTTACCTGTACAGAATGGCTTTTACCAATCATGATTATGGGTATGCTTCGGCAGTGGGTATGTTTGAATCGGTGGTGTGTGGCATCGTGCTTTTTGTAACCAACCGCATCAGCCGAAAGGTGACCAATGAGAGCCTATGGTAA